The genome window CTGCTAAAGTACGGACCAATTTGCCTGGAACTTCGTTCGCAGTTTGTACCAGCTTGGTTACCGGCGCTAACATCGTACCCATCAACATTGATAGAGCTTGTTCGCGCGTTGGCAGCTTCGCCAATACATCAATTTGTCCAGCATCTAATAACTGTCCACCCACTGCTAAAGCTTTTACTTCAAAGTTTTCGTTTTCTTTTGCGAAATCTTTGAATAAACGCGCAGCAGCGCCAGGATCTTCCATCGAGAACGCCAATAATGACGGACCCTTGAACACATCCTGAGCACACTCGTATTC of Pseudomonadales bacterium contains these proteins:
- the rplJ gene encoding 50S ribosomal protein L10 is translated as MAIGLEDKKAIVAEVNTVAAEALSLVIADSRGVGVNDIAALRSEAKKANVNMRVVRNTLAKRAVAGTEYECAQDVFKGPSLLAFSMEDPGAAARLFKDFAKENENFEVKALAVGGQLLDAGQIDVLAKLPTREQALSMLMGTMLAPVTKLVQTANEVPGKLVRTLAAVKEQKEQA